CGCAGTTCGAGATCGACCTCGGCCAGGGCGAAGCCGTCCAGCGTCGATGCAACAGCATCCACACGCTGTCGGGCCAGCGTCTCTGCTTCTGCCCAGGTCACAAACAAGCAGAGGCCGGGGTGCTCACCCCTGCCCACGCGGCCGCGCAATTGGTGCAGCTGTGACACCCCGAACCGGTCCGCGTCGAGCACGATCATCGCCGACGCGTTCGGCACGTCGACTCCGACCTCGATCACGGTCGTCGCCACGAGCAGATCGATCTCGCCGGCTGCGAAGGCGCGCATGACGGACTCTTTTTCATCGCCCGACATGCGGCCGTGCAAGGCGGTGATGCGTGCCGAAGCCAAAGCGGGATTCCGCGTGACCGCCGCGAACGTGGACTCGACGGATGCCATGGGCCGCGCCGATTCGGCAAGCTCCTCATCACCCGCCTCACGAATCTTCGCACTGATCGCAGGGCAGACGACGAACACCTGATGCCCCGCGGCTATCTCCTCCGCCGCGCGCGTCCACACACGGCGTTCCCAAACCGGATGCTCCGCCAGCGGTACGACAAAGTTCTCAATCGGCTGTCGGCCTGCCGGCAATTGGGTGATCGTCGAGACATCCAGGTCGCCGAAAACCGTCATGGCGACGGTACGCGGAATCGGAGTGGCAGTGAGCACCAGAACGTGCGGCGGCGTCGCCCCCTTCAACCGCAGCGCCTCGCGCTGGTCAACGCCGAAGCGGTGCTGCTCATCGACCACGATCAGACCGAGATCGTAAAAGGTGACAGCGTCGTGCAGCAGAGCATGAGTACCGACGACGATGCGGGCTTGCCCGGAGATCGTGCGCAGCAGCGCCTTCTTGCGCGCCGCGGCCGGGAGCTGACCGGTGATCAGCGTCGGCACCAGTTCTGCCGCGAGGTCCGGGCCGAGGATGGCTGCGATCGAACGCAGGTGCTGGGCAGCCAGCACCTCGGTAGGTGCCAGTAGGGCCGCCTGGCCGCCCGCATCCGCGACCGCGAGCATGGCCCGCAGCGCGACCAGCGTCTTGCCGCTGCCGACTTCGCCCTGCACAAGCCGATTCATCGGAGCTTCCTCCGCCAAATCATGTGCGATCTCCGCTCCGACGATGCGCTGATCGTCGGTCAGCGTGAAAGGCAGCGCCGCGTCGAACCGTTCCAGATAACCGCCGGCACGGGGAACCCTGGGCAGTGCACGCGCGCTGCGTGCGGCGGCCCTCTGCTGTAGCAGCGCCACCTGAAGAACGAATGCTTCATGGAAGCGAAGGGTGTCTCTGGCGTGCAGCCAGTCGGCATCCGTTTGCGGATTGTGGATGAGTTCCAGTGCCTTGCGGTACGGCAGGAGCGTCGCAGCTGTGCGCACGGTCTCTGGGATCGGGTCGGCTATCACGCCAAGGGATGCGAACGCCTGCACGACGCACTTGCGTACGTCCCAACTGGTCACGGTCGATGTCGCCGGGTAGATCGGAACCGGCGTCATTGCCCAGCGCAGGGCAGCCGCGGAATCACCATCGAACGCGTCGGATTGCTCGGCGAAGAGTTCGTAGTTCGGGTGCGTCAGTTGCAGCGTGCCGTG
The Rathayibacter sp. SW19 DNA segment above includes these coding regions:
- a CDS encoding ATP-dependent DNA helicase RecG; amino-acid sequence: MSAPSPSRGVRSAGAREVGDRAVGVGLDSKLTGVLGGRSAAVLKKAFGMITVGDLLSHYPRRYARRGELTALNGLPVGEAVTIVGEVLSVSKRDMKTKRGSIVEAKITDGTGLLSLTFFNQAWRAEQLKPGLRGVFAGTVSDYHGTLQLTHPNYELFAEQSDAFDGDSAAALRWAMTPVPIYPATSTVTSWDVRKCVVQAFASLGVIADPIPETVRTAATLLPYRKALELIHNPQTDADWLHARDTLRFHEAFVLQVALLQQRAAARSARALPRVPRAGGYLERFDAALPFTLTDDQRIVGAEIAHDLAEEAPMNRLVQGEVGSGKTLVALRAMLAVADAGGQAALLAPTEVLAAQHLRSIAAILGPDLAAELVPTLITGQLPAAARKKALLRTISGQARIVVGTHALLHDAVTFYDLGLIVVDEQHRFGVDQREALRLKGATPPHVLVLTATPIPRTVAMTVFGDLDVSTITQLPAGRQPIENFVVPLAEHPVWERRVWTRAAEEIAAGHQVFVVCPAISAKIREAGDEELAESARPMASVESTFAAVTRNPALASARITALHGRMSGDEKESVMRAFAAGEIDLLVATTVIEVGVDVPNASAMIVLDADRFGVSQLHQLRGRVGRGEHPGLCLFVTWAEAETLARQRVDAVASTLDGFALAEVDLELRREGDVLGNEQSGGRSSLRLLRVARDGVVITFARELAEGVLSADPQLTGHPALAAALARRLDESERDFLAKN